One segment of Acidimicrobiales bacterium DNA contains the following:
- a CDS encoding AMP-binding protein, with protein sequence MDVDLAGAIAAVAAAVPEREAVVHGDRRRTYREFVDEANRFARVLHERGLGLHRERPELAGYESGQDHLALYLHNGIEFLEANVGAFAARVAPFNVNYRYVDDELVALFADQRARAVVFHSTFAPVVERIAARLPHLEHLFQVADGSGAALARGAVWYHEVIAGLPADPPPVRPSPDDLYVLCTGGTTGTPKGVLWRQADLFVAALGGMSTRTRAEFTSLAELAEEAELKGGKRNLATAPFMHGAAQWTALTTLTHGNTVIVTPGTGSFDPAAVWATVERERVTLVQVVGDSFVRPLLDALDDQDVDSLRIVNNGGAVLSVTAKQRILERLPGRLIVDGLGSSEAGPIGNHMTSDDATTTEFTLGPFGCVLAEGLDRVLDEGDPSVGWLTTRGRIPLGYLNDPERTARTFPVIDGVRYAVAGDRGRYRPDGTVELLGRDAVTINTGGEKVFAEEVEEALLAHPSVADVVVCGRPSERWGNEVVAVVSLRPGASADPDDLRRVAGRSLARYKLPKQIVFRDRVQRSPAGKADYAWARAQAEAADPAAAPAADPSDRRR encoded by the coding sequence ATGGACGTCGACCTGGCCGGAGCGATCGCCGCGGTGGCCGCCGCCGTCCCCGAACGGGAGGCGGTGGTCCACGGGGATCGCCGTCGCACGTACCGGGAGTTCGTCGACGAGGCCAACCGGTTCGCGCGGGTGCTGCACGAGCGCGGCCTGGGCCTGCACCGGGAGCGACCGGAGCTGGCCGGGTACGAGTCGGGCCAGGACCACCTCGCGCTCTACCTGCACAACGGCATCGAGTTCCTGGAGGCCAACGTCGGCGCGTTCGCGGCACGGGTCGCGCCGTTCAACGTCAACTACCGCTACGTCGACGACGAGCTCGTGGCGCTGTTCGCCGACCAGCGGGCCCGCGCCGTGGTGTTCCACTCCACGTTCGCGCCGGTCGTCGAACGGATCGCGGCGCGGCTCCCCCACCTCGAGCACCTGTTCCAGGTCGCCGACGGCTCCGGCGCGGCGCTCGCTCGGGGCGCGGTCTGGTACCACGAGGTGATCGCCGGACTCCCGGCCGACCCGCCGCCGGTCCGACCGTCCCCGGACGACCTCTACGTCCTGTGCACGGGCGGCACGACCGGCACGCCGAAGGGGGTGCTGTGGCGACAGGCCGACCTCTTCGTGGCCGCGCTCGGCGGCATGAGCACGCGCACCCGGGCCGAGTTCACGTCACTCGCCGAGCTGGCCGAGGAGGCCGAGCTCAAGGGCGGCAAGCGCAACCTGGCCACCGCCCCGTTCATGCACGGCGCCGCCCAGTGGACCGCGCTCACCACCCTCACCCACGGCAACACCGTGATCGTGACGCCCGGCACGGGGTCCTTCGACCCTGCCGCGGTGTGGGCCACCGTCGAACGGGAGCGGGTGACGCTGGTGCAGGTGGTGGGCGACTCGTTCGTCCGACCCCTGCTCGACGCACTCGACGACCAGGACGTCGACAGCCTGCGGATCGTGAACAACGGAGGGGCTGTGCTGAGCGTCACCGCCAAGCAACGCATCCTCGAGCGGCTGCCGGGCCGGCTGATCGTCGACGGGCTGGGTTCGTCGGAGGCCGGCCCCATCGGCAACCACATGACCTCCGACGACGCGACCACCACCGAGTTCACCCTCGGGCCGTTCGGGTGCGTCCTGGCCGAGGGCCTCGACCGGGTCCTCGACGAGGGCGATCCGAGCGTGGGGTGGCTCACCACCCGCGGCCGCATCCCGCTCGGGTACCTGAACGACCCCGAGCGCACGGCGCGCACCTTCCCGGTGATCGACGGCGTGCGCTACGCGGTCGCCGGCGACCGGGGCCGCTACCGCCCCGACGGCACGGTCGAGCTGCTCGGTCGTGACGCCGTCACGATCAACACCGGCGGCGAGAAGGTCTTCGCCGAGGAGGTCGAGGAGGCCCTCCTCGCCCATCCGTCGGTGGCGGACGTCGTCGTGTGCGGCCGGCCCTCCGAACGTTGGGGCAACGAGGTGGTGGCCGTCGTGTCGCTGCGGCCGGGGGCGAGCGCCGACCCCGACGACCTGCGCCGCGTCGCCGGCCGCTCGCTGGCCCGCTACAAGCTGCCGAAGCAGATCGTGTTCCGCGACCGCGTGCAGCGCAGCCCGGCCGGCAAGGCCGACTACGCCTGGGCGCGGGCCCAGGCCGAGGCCGCCGACCCGGCTGCGGCGCCGGCTGCCGATCCGTCCGACCGGCGGCGTTGA
- a CDS encoding MaoC family dehydratase produces the protein MRRAVSGKWFEELEPGQVLDHAVTRTVTEADNTFFSCLTMNPQPLHLDAEFAAETEFGERLVNSMLTLSLLVGMTVAETTLGTTVANLGFTEIDLPRPVLIGDTLWAETEVVAVRASASRPDAGVVTFEHRGFNQRDELVVRCVRTALMRRRPT, from the coding sequence GTGCGCCGTGCCGTCAGTGGGAAGTGGTTCGAGGAGCTCGAACCGGGACAGGTGCTCGACCACGCCGTCACCCGGACCGTGACCGAGGCCGACAACACGTTCTTCAGCTGCCTGACCATGAACCCCCAGCCGTTGCACCTCGACGCCGAGTTCGCCGCGGAGACGGAGTTCGGCGAGCGCCTGGTCAACTCGATGCTCACCCTGTCCCTGCTCGTCGGGATGACCGTCGCCGAGACGACGCTCGGCACGACCGTGGCCAACCTCGGGTTCACCGAGATCGACCTCCCCCGCCCGGTGCTGATCGGTGACACGTTGTGGGCCGAGACCGAGGTCGTGGCCGTCCGTGCGTCGGCGTCACGCCCCGACGCGGGCGTCGTGACCTTCGAGCACCGGGGCTTCAACCAGCGCGACGAGCTCGTGGTCCGGTGCGTGCGGACCGCGCTGATGCGGCGCAGGCCCACCTGA
- a CDS encoding enoyl-CoA hydratase-related protein: MSLLTVDVADRVAVLTLDDPDRRNVVSNALNGEIVAAMDDLEDRPDVGAVVVTGAGSAFCAGGDLDDLAGCSSTAELEAIYAGFLRIAESPLPTVAAVNGPAVGAGMNMALACDVIVAADSARFDTRFLQIGIHPGGGHTWRLRRVTDHQTVMAMVVFGQVVDGRRAAEIGLAWECVDDGDLLARAVEIAGGAAAAPPALVRRTKATVRSLGGIDTGADAVAAEVGPQFESMGQPAFTDLLARLRARIKS; this comes from the coding sequence ATGAGCCTGCTGACCGTGGACGTGGCCGACCGGGTCGCCGTCCTCACCCTCGACGACCCCGACCGACGCAACGTGGTGTCCAACGCCCTCAACGGCGAGATCGTCGCCGCCATGGACGACCTCGAGGATCGCCCCGACGTGGGGGCGGTCGTCGTCACCGGTGCCGGCTCGGCGTTCTGCGCGGGTGGTGACCTGGACGACCTGGCCGGCTGCTCGAGCACCGCCGAGCTCGAGGCGATCTACGCCGGGTTCCTCCGCATCGCCGAGTCGCCGCTGCCGACGGTGGCCGCGGTCAACGGCCCGGCCGTCGGCGCGGGCATGAACATGGCGCTGGCGTGCGACGTGATCGTGGCCGCCGACTCGGCGCGCTTCGACACCCGCTTCCTCCAGATCGGGATCCACCCCGGGGGCGGCCACACCTGGCGCCTGCGGCGCGTCACCGATCACCAGACGGTGATGGCCATGGTGGTCTTCGGTCAGGTCGTCGACGGTCGGCGGGCCGCCGAGATCGGGCTGGCCTGGGAGTGCGTGGACGACGGGGACCTCCTCGCCCGGGCCGTCGAGATCGCCGGCGGCGCGGCGGCGGCGCCACCGGCCCTCGTCCGCCGCACCAAGGCGACGGTGCGGTCCCTCGGTGGGATCGACACGGGGGCCGACGCCGTGGCCGCCGAGGTGGGACCGCAGTTCGAGTCGATGGGCCAACCGGCGTTCACCGACCTCCTGGCCCGCCTCCGGGCCCGGATCAAGAGCTGA
- a CDS encoding TetR/AcrR family transcriptional regulator, translated as MSARTTSRAGRQRSEAADEAILSATLDVLAEEGYAGFTVAAVIQRSGVSSATLYRRWATKEDLVVAALAGLHPEPVAIDTGTFDGDIAALVAAMARTMSVRRDDLAGVLAGELRRDAELRAAVEAKFLAPRLALLSEILDRASERGELSRPPRVEIAWSLVAGPLHHRAYARNEPLTPEFLAAATVAVTAGLRAVADT; from the coding sequence GTGAGCGCCCGCACGACGTCGCGCGCCGGGCGCCAGCGCAGCGAGGCCGCCGACGAGGCCATCCTGTCGGCCACCCTCGACGTGCTGGCCGAGGAGGGCTACGCGGGCTTCACGGTGGCCGCCGTCATCCAACGCTCGGGCGTGTCGTCGGCCACCCTCTACCGGCGCTGGGCGACCAAGGAGGACCTGGTCGTGGCCGCCCTGGCCGGCCTCCACCCCGAGCCGGTCGCCATCGACACCGGCACGTTCGACGGTGACATCGCCGCGCTGGTCGCAGCCATGGCGCGCACCATGTCGGTGCGACGCGACGACCTGGCCGGGGTCCTCGCCGGCGAGCTGCGACGCGACGCCGAGCTGCGGGCGGCGGTCGAGGCCAAGTTCCTCGCGCCCCGCCTGGCCCTGCTCAGCGAGATCCTCGACCGGGCCTCCGAGCGCGGCGAGCTGTCCCGGCCGCCCCGTGTCGAGATCGCGTGGAGCCTGGTGGCCGGTCCCCTGCACCACCGGGCCTACGCCCGCAACGAGCCGCTCACCCCCGAGTTCCTGGCCGCGGCCACGGTGGCCGTGACGGCCGGCCTGCGGGCCGTCGCCGACACCTGA
- a CDS encoding cytochrome P450, which yields MERLKIDLLSPELYGGDPYPTYAWMRANEPVYWDDVNELWGIALYDDIVAIEKNKAVFVNSDKEKGGYRPNLPADGAIIGLDDPIHLKRRNLVSRRFTPRAASNWEDDIRAKVNRLIDGVAANGGSAEIVNDLAAPLPAMMIGRLLGFDEEDWPKLKHWSETTIALGGGPRYFNEVGMTSAIEFAGAAAELFETKKGCPADDVLSHYTTAEIDGCPMSIEDVIADSLLLLDGGAETTRTVIARTILELIDHPEELAKLRDGADMVVAVEEMIRWVTPIHNMCRVATVDTEVNGVTIPAGHQVVLMYSSANRDEAHFDDPERFDVTRHPNNHIAFGFGTHFCMGASLARLEIKVFFEELLRRTSGWRLAEGTSPVDMPNAFVRGLESAQVEFDIVA from the coding sequence GTGGAGCGACTGAAGATCGACCTCTTGTCACCGGAGCTGTACGGCGGAGACCCCTACCCGACCTACGCCTGGATGCGGGCCAACGAGCCCGTCTACTGGGACGACGTCAACGAGCTCTGGGGCATCGCGCTCTACGACGACATCGTGGCGATCGAGAAGAACAAGGCCGTCTTCGTCAACTCCGACAAGGAGAAGGGCGGCTACCGCCCGAACCTCCCGGCCGACGGCGCCATCATCGGCCTCGACGACCCCATCCACCTGAAGCGCCGCAACCTGGTGTCACGCCGCTTCACGCCCCGGGCGGCGTCGAACTGGGAGGACGACATCCGCGCGAAGGTGAACCGGCTCATCGACGGCGTGGCCGCCAACGGTGGCTCGGCGGAGATCGTCAACGACCTCGCCGCCCCGCTCCCGGCGATGATGATCGGCCGCCTCCTCGGGTTCGACGAGGAGGACTGGCCGAAGCTGAAGCACTGGTCCGAGACGACCATCGCCCTCGGCGGCGGGCCTCGCTACTTCAACGAGGTGGGCATGACGTCCGCCATCGAGTTCGCCGGTGCGGCCGCCGAGCTCTTCGAGACCAAGAAGGGCTGCCCCGCCGACGACGTCCTCAGCCACTACACCACCGCCGAGATCGACGGGTGCCCGATGTCGATCGAGGACGTGATCGCCGACTCGTTGCTCCTCCTCGACGGCGGAGCCGAGACCACCCGCACGGTGATCGCCCGCACCATCCTCGAGCTCATCGACCACCCCGAGGAGCTGGCCAAGCTGCGCGACGGTGCCGACATGGTGGTGGCGGTCGAGGAGATGATCCGGTGGGTCACCCCGATCCACAACATGTGCCGGGTGGCCACGGTCGACACCGAGGTCAACGGGGTGACGATTCCGGCCGGGCACCAGGTGGTGTTGATGTACAGCTCGGCCAACCGGGACGAGGCCCACTTCGACGACCCGGAGCGCTTCGACGTCACCCGTCACCCCAACAACCACATCGCCTTCGGCTTCGGCACCCACTTCTGCATGGGCGCCTCGCTCGCCCGCCTCGAGATCAAGGTCTTCTTCGAGGAGCTGCTGCGGCGCACCTCCGGGTGGCGCCTCGCCGAGGGCACGAGCCCGGTCGACATGCCCAACGCGTTCGTGCGCGGGCTCGAGTCGGCGCAGGTCGAGTTCGACATCGTGGCCTGA
- a CDS encoding nitroreductase family protein encodes MDVLEALYTTRAMRRVTTEPIPMDVQARILDAAVRAPSGGNTQNWRFLLVDDPEVKARLGPLYRAAMATLWTTIYAERLAAAHADPDDPESVSMLSVQRSANWLADHFEDVPLYLFGFAQHDTSGSSVYPAVWSAQLAARAEGVGSSLTQVLAFHDAEVKEILGVPADEGWHMNCCVSFGYPTGRWGVATRQPAHEVSFRNRWGQPVGFETPEPLWPGPA; translated from the coding sequence ATGGACGTCCTCGAAGCCCTCTACACCACCCGGGCGATGCGCCGGGTCACCACCGAGCCGATCCCGATGGACGTGCAGGCCCGGATCCTCGACGCCGCCGTGCGCGCCCCGAGCGGTGGCAACACCCAGAACTGGCGATTCCTGCTCGTCGACGACCCCGAGGTCAAGGCGCGGCTCGGCCCCCTCTACCGCGCCGCGATGGCCACGCTGTGGACGACCATCTACGCCGAGCGGTTGGCCGCCGCCCACGCCGACCCCGACGACCCGGAGTCCGTCTCCATGTTGTCGGTGCAGCGCTCGGCGAACTGGCTGGCCGACCACTTCGAGGACGTGCCGCTCTACCTCTTCGGGTTCGCCCAGCACGACACCAGCGGGAGCTCGGTCTACCCGGCGGTGTGGAGCGCCCAGCTCGCGGCGCGGGCCGAGGGTGTGGGCAGCTCGCTCACCCAGGTGCTGGCCTTCCACGACGCCGAGGTGAAGGAGATCCTCGGGGTCCCCGCCGACGAGGGCTGGCACATGAACTGCTGCGTGTCGTTCGGCTACCCGACCGGCCGCTGGGGGGTGGCCACCCGCCAGCCCGCCCACGAGGTGTCGTTCCGGAACCGCTGGGGCCAGCCGGTGGGCTTCGAGACCCCCGAACCCCTCTGGCCCGGCCCCGCCTGA
- a CDS encoding TIGR03618 family F420-dependent PPOX class oxidoreductase has protein sequence MADTGQAMPFKGEKQRSKVVMSPEEVDAFLQERRAMTMSTICADGSIHSIAMWYGFLEGAVAIESKAKAQKVVNLRRNPNLTMMVEDGDTYEELRGVTLVGRGEIVEEPDRIWELGVSVFERYNAPYTEEMKPFVEVMLRKRVVVKLHVDRVISWDHRKLSQG, from the coding sequence ATGGCCGACACCGGGCAGGCGATGCCGTTCAAGGGCGAGAAGCAGCGCAGCAAGGTGGTGATGTCACCTGAGGAGGTCGACGCCTTCCTGCAGGAGCGCCGGGCGATGACCATGTCGACGATCTGCGCTGACGGCAGCATCCACTCGATCGCCATGTGGTACGGCTTCCTCGAGGGGGCGGTGGCCATCGAGAGCAAGGCCAAGGCCCAGAAGGTCGTCAACCTGCGGCGCAACCCGAACCTCACGATGATGGTCGAGGACGGCGACACCTACGAGGAGCTCCGGGGCGTGACCCTCGTCGGCAGGGGCGAGATCGTCGAGGAGCCCGATCGGATCTGGGAGCTCGGGGTGAGCGTCTTCGAGCGCTACAACGCCCCGTACACCGAAGAGATGAAGCCGTTCGTGGAGGTCATGCTGCGCAAGCGGGTGGTCGTGAAGCTCCACGTCGACAGGGTGATCTCCTGGGACCACCGCAAGCTCTCCCAGGGCTGA
- a CDS encoding dienelactone hydrolase family protein, which translates to MNRPTTTVTLPTADGPMPTVLAVPDGEPRGGVVVVQEAFGLTGHIERVTAALADAGHLAVAPALFHRSGSPVFGYEDVADLGPVIMALTAEGITADVDAALAALADRGVGAARQGIIGFCMGGSVACATAARLELGAAVTFYGGGVTTGRFGLPALLDVASALRTPWLGLYGDLDAHIPVEEVEQLRAAAARAPVPTDIVRYAEADHGFHCDERPAFHPGSSADAWARTLAFLDRHLG; encoded by the coding sequence GTGAACCGGCCCACGACGACCGTCACGCTGCCCACCGCCGACGGACCGATGCCGACCGTCCTCGCCGTCCCCGACGGTGAGCCCCGGGGTGGGGTCGTGGTGGTCCAGGAGGCGTTCGGCCTGACCGGCCACATCGAGCGCGTCACGGCGGCGCTGGCCGACGCGGGCCACCTGGCCGTCGCCCCTGCGCTGTTCCACCGGTCCGGCTCCCCGGTGTTCGGCTACGAGGACGTCGCCGACCTCGGTCCGGTGATCATGGCCCTGACCGCGGAGGGGATCACCGCCGACGTCGATGCCGCGCTGGCCGCGCTGGCCGACCGCGGGGTCGGAGCCGCCCGTCAGGGGATCATCGGCTTCTGCATGGGGGGCAGCGTGGCCTGTGCCACCGCCGCCCGCCTCGAGCTCGGCGCGGCGGTGACCTTCTATGGGGGCGGGGTCACGACCGGACGCTTCGGCCTCCCTGCGCTCCTCGACGTCGCCTCTGCGCTGCGCACGCCGTGGCTCGGCCTGTACGGCGACCTCGACGCGCACATCCCGGTCGAGGAGGTCGAGCAGCTGCGGGCCGCCGCGGCCCGGGCGCCGGTCCCCACCGACATCGTCCGGTACGCCGAGGCCGATCACGGCTTCCACTGCGACGAACGGCCGGCGTTCCACCCGGGGTCGTCGGCCGATGCGTGGGCCCGCACCCTCGCCTTCCTGGACCGACACCTCGGCTGA
- a CDS encoding YibE/F family protein — protein MSGHHAAHASTDARLRRGLTVGVALVAVLAVAAMAWLWPRGEAPELNPGGATLEFVDATVTSVRVDDCLSIEVVGAATECQFVAVELTSGERSGGATFTIQASDLSKPDLAAGDEVVLARNPQAPEEFQYSYVDKQRDVPLLLLGALFAAAVVAFAGWKGARALLGIGVALAVIMVFLLPSLLRGDPALPVALAATVVIAFAVLYLAHGLNPSSTVALVGTLVSLAVTAVLAQVFVGMAGFTGLLGDEAITLSITAEVIDLRALLVAGIVIGALGVLDDVTVTQVSTVVELRRTSPDLTRRALYRSAVRVGRDHIASVVNTLVLAYAGASLPLLLVFLQGNRPWERALTSELVAVEIVRTLVGSIGLVLAVPLTTALAALVIAEADPAVGDHEAIDLGPIDLGPFDTGSATDPAVER, from the coding sequence GTGTCCGGGCATCACGCCGCTCATGCGTCGACCGACGCCCGTCTCCGCCGGGGGCTCACCGTCGGGGTCGCCCTCGTCGCCGTGCTGGCCGTCGCGGCGATGGCGTGGCTCTGGCCGCGGGGCGAGGCGCCCGAGCTGAACCCCGGCGGCGCCACGCTCGAGTTCGTCGACGCCACCGTCACCTCGGTCCGGGTCGACGACTGCCTGAGCATCGAGGTCGTCGGCGCCGCCACCGAATGCCAGTTCGTCGCCGTCGAGCTCACCTCCGGCGAGCGAAGCGGCGGGGCGACCTTCACGATCCAGGCGAGCGACCTCTCCAAGCCCGACCTGGCCGCCGGCGACGAGGTGGTGCTGGCCCGCAACCCGCAGGCGCCCGAGGAGTTCCAGTACAGCTACGTCGACAAGCAACGCGACGTCCCGCTGCTCCTGCTGGGAGCGTTGTTCGCCGCGGCCGTCGTCGCCTTCGCAGGGTGGAAGGGAGCCAGGGCGCTGCTCGGCATCGGCGTGGCGCTGGCCGTGATCATGGTGTTCCTCCTGCCGTCGCTGCTGCGCGGCGACCCCGCGCTGCCGGTCGCCCTCGCCGCCACGGTCGTGATCGCCTTCGCGGTCCTGTACCTCGCGCACGGTCTGAACCCGTCGTCCACCGTCGCCCTCGTCGGCACCCTCGTCAGCCTGGCGGTCACGGCCGTGCTCGCCCAGGTCTTCGTGGGCATGGCCGGCTTCACCGGGCTGCTGGGCGACGAGGCGATCACCCTCAGCATCACCGCCGAGGTGATCGACCTCCGCGCGCTGCTCGTGGCCGGCATCGTCATCGGTGCCCTCGGCGTCCTCGACGACGTCACCGTCACGCAGGTCTCGACCGTCGTCGAGCTGCGACGGACCTCCCCGGACCTCACGCGGCGCGCCCTCTACCGCTCGGCGGTCCGGGTGGGCCGCGACCACATCGCCTCGGTGGTCAACACGCTGGTGCTGGCCTACGCCGGTGCGTCCCTGCCGCTGCTGTTGGTGTTCCTCCAGGGCAACCGGCCCTGGGAGCGGGCCCTCACCAGCGAGCTCGTCGCCGTGGAGATCGTCCGCACCCTGGTGGGCAGCATCGGGTTGGTCCTCGCCGTCCCGCTCACCACCGCCCTCGCCGCGCTGGTCATCGCCGAGGCCGACCCGGCCGTCGGCGACCACGAGGCGATCGACCTCGGCCCGATCGACCTCGGCCCGTTCGACACCGGCTCCGCCACCGACCCCGCGGTCGAGCGCTGA
- a CDS encoding cytochrome P450 — MTTTEPELYYDPYDFEIDSDPYPVWRRLREEQPLYRNERYDFWALSRFADVESCLVDWRTYSSAKGTLLELIKADIELPAGSIIFEDPPGHDLHRGVLSRVFTPKKMAAIEPKVREFCALTLDPLVGSGGFDFIADLGAQMPMRTIGMLLGIPESDQEALRDRIDEGLRLEEGKAPDPNAQLGEMGEAFAEYIDWRVDHPSDDLMTELLQAEYVDLDGEQRRLTRDEVLGFVNLLAAAGNETTTRLIGWTGKVLAEHPDQRRRLVEDRSLVPNAIEEILRYEAPSPVQARYVTATVEHHGQEVPEGSVVLLLNGSANRDDRKFPDGDRFDIGRRIDHHLSFGYGLHFCLGAALARLEGRVALDEVLTRFPSWEVDWDNAVQARTSTVRGWERLPVRTG, encoded by the coding sequence ATGACCACGACCGAGCCCGAGCTCTACTACGACCCGTACGACTTCGAGATCGACTCGGACCCGTACCCCGTGTGGAGGCGGCTGCGCGAGGAGCAGCCGCTCTACCGCAACGAGCGCTACGACTTCTGGGCGCTCAGCCGCTTCGCCGACGTCGAGTCCTGCCTGGTCGACTGGCGGACGTACAGCTCGGCGAAGGGCACTCTCCTCGAGCTCATCAAGGCCGACATCGAGCTGCCCGCCGGATCGATCATCTTCGAGGACCCACCGGGCCACGACCTGCACCGCGGCGTGCTCTCACGGGTGTTCACCCCGAAGAAGATGGCGGCCATCGAGCCCAAGGTGCGTGAGTTCTGCGCGCTGACCCTCGACCCGCTGGTCGGGTCGGGCGGCTTCGACTTCATCGCCGACCTGGGTGCGCAGATGCCGATGCGCACCATCGGCATGCTGCTCGGCATCCCCGAGAGCGACCAGGAGGCGCTCCGCGACCGGATCGACGAGGGCCTCCGGCTCGAGGAGGGGAAGGCCCCCGATCCCAACGCGCAGCTCGGGGAGATGGGCGAGGCGTTCGCCGAGTACATCGACTGGCGGGTCGACCACCCCTCCGACGACCTCATGACCGAGTTGCTCCAGGCCGAGTACGTCGACCTCGACGGCGAGCAGCGGCGGCTGACCCGCGACGAGGTCCTCGGGTTCGTCAACCTGCTCGCCGCGGCCGGCAACGAGACGACGACCCGGCTCATCGGTTGGACCGGCAAGGTGCTCGCCGAGCACCCCGACCAGCGCCGCCGCCTGGTGGAGGACCGCTCGCTGGTGCCGAACGCCATCGAGGAGATCCTCCGCTACGAGGCACCGTCGCCCGTGCAGGCCCGCTACGTCACCGCCACCGTCGAGCACCACGGCCAGGAGGTCCCCGAGGGCAGCGTCGTGCTGTTGTTGAACGGGTCGGCGAACCGCGACGACCGCAAGTTCCCGGACGGCGACCGCTTCGACATCGGGCGGCGGATCGACCACCACCTCTCGTTCGGCTACGGGCTCCACTTCTGCCTGGGAGCGGCGCTGGCCCGACTGGAGGGCCGCGTCGCCCTCGACGAGGTGTTGACCCGCTTCCCGTCCTGGGAGGTCGACTGGGACAATGCCGTACAGGCCCGCACCTCCACGGTGCGGGGCTGGGAGCGCCTGCCCGTGCGAACCGGCTGA